A genomic window from Astatotilapia calliptera chromosome 12, fAstCal1.2, whole genome shotgun sequence includes:
- the marveld2b gene encoding MARVEL domain-containing protein 2b, with protein sequence MFSGVSRFDRVREMPLYDQVPADSLYGDLAIPPPPQLLHGTVPAVSLDSLPPPPLPEQPPVGPEAFYPPSNDDPMDEDRDAMDIKPVRRFIPDSVKNFFRGNSSNRGSKGGSGPDSPAPSSKKSAKCHTTSGVPCSPPHSAPPSPSLPGSYRDRYGGSGGSYTSQKERDGLLLGAEAFDSASAVPTNVSVQTYQERVEEYHARYSYMKSWAGLLRILGGVQLLLGAAVFACVCAYVHKDNEWFNMYGYSGPQLYGGLGGGAAAYGSGGYLYTGPKTPFVLVVAGLAWIVTVILVVLGMTLYYRAILLDSSWWPLTECSINLVLGVLYLAAGLVYVNDTTRGGLCYSPVFNNGVNGAFCRTESGQTAAIIFIFITMVLYFISAAVCVKLWRHEAARMRKEGLAQEIRTIGSSVPLSILGPSSMVSEQTPLPTIQPDIMDAPNHLKAAPLMAPEPEILRGHIPAGHIPKPVVIADYVAKYPSIYTDEERDQYKAVFNDQYAEYKELHAEVQAMAKKFEEMDEMMANLPSRPSSQMEKERINGILMEYQRKKADPTYLEKRERCEYLKNKLSHIKQKIQEYNKSVGYSDAN encoded by the exons ATGTTTTCAGGAGTCTCCAGATTTGACCGAGTGAGGGAGATGCCACTCTATGACCAGGTCCCAGCAGATTCCCTGTATGGGGACCTTGCAATACCTCCACCTCCACAACTCCTGCATGGGACAGTGCCAGCTGTAAGCTTAGACTCCCTGCCCCCTCCCCCTCTACCTGAACAGCCACCTGTTGGACCTGAAGCTTTCTATCCCCCCAGCAATGACGACCCAATGGACGAAGACCGGGACGCTATGGACATTAAGCCAGTTCGCCGCTTCATCCCTGACTCTGTCAAGAACTTTTTCCGTGGCAACAGCAGTAACCGTGGTAGCAAGGGTGGGTCTGGCCCTGATTCCCCTGCTCCTTCATCCAAAAAGAGTGCTAAGTGCCACACCACATCAGGAGTCCCCTGCTCACCGCCTCACTCTGCCCCTCCATCTCCCTCCCTTCCAGGCTCCTATCGAGACCGCTATGGTGGCTCTGGAGGCAGCTACACATCTCAAAAGGAGCGAGATGGACTGCTGCTCGGTGCCGAAGCATTTGACTCTGCATCTGCAGTGCCCACCAATGTCTCAGTTCAGACGTACCAGGAGCGGGTGGAAGAATATCATGCGCGCTACTCCTACATGAAGTCATGGGCTGGCTTGCTAAGGATCCTGGGCGGTGTGCAGCTGCTGCTTGGAGCTGCAGTGTTTGCCTGTGTCTGCGCTTACGTTCATAAGGACAATGAGTGGTTCAATATGTATGGGTACTCTGGGCCGCAGCTGTATGGAGGGCTTGGTGGAGGCGCTGCTGCATATGGGTCTGGGGGTTATTTATACACAGGACCCAAGACGCCTTTTGTTCTGGTTGTGGCTGGCCTTGCATGGATAGTGACAGTTATTCTGGTTGTTCTTGGCATGACCCTGTACTACAGAGCCATCCTTCTGGATTCCTCATGGTGGCCTCTAACAGAGTGTTCCATAAATCTGGTGCTGGGTGTGCTCTATTTAGCCGCAGGATTGGTGTATGTGAATGACACAACTCGAGGGGGGCTGTGCTACTCGCCAGTCTTCAATAATGGAGTGAACGGTGCATTCTGTCGCACCGAGTCCGGCCAGACAGCAGCCAttatcttcatcttcatcaccaTGGTGCTCTACTTTATTAGTGCAGCGGTGTGTGTGAAGCTGTGGAGACATGAAGCAGCCAGGATGAGGAAAGAGGGGCTGGCACAggag ATAAGAACCATTGGCTCATCTGTCCCACTCTCTATA CTTGGTCCATCCTCCATGGTGTCGGAGCAGACCCCTCTCCCCACCATTCAGCCAGACATCATGGATGCTCCCAACCACTTAAAAGCTGCTCCTCTCATGGCACCAGAGCCAGAGATCCTCCGTGGTCACATACCAGCCGGACACATCCCCAAACCTGTTGTTATAGCCGACTATGTGGC GAAGTATCCCAGCATTTACACAGATGAGGAGAGGGACCAGTACAAGGCTGTGTTCAATGACCAGTATGCTGAGTACAAAGAACTGCATGCTGAGGTCCAGGCCATGGCCAAGAAGTTCGAAGAGATGGATGAAATGATGGCGAACCTTCCATCCCGGCCCTCCAGCCAAATG GAGAAGGAGCGGATAAATGGTATTTTAATGGAGTATCAGAGGAAGAAAGCT GACCCAACATAtttggaaaaaagagagaggtgtGAGTATCTAAAGAACAAGCTCTCTCACATCAAACAGAAGATTCAAGAGTACAACAAGTCCGTGGGCTACAGCGATGCCAACTAA
- the sdf2l1 gene encoding stromal cell-derived factor 2-like protein 1 — protein sequence MEVVGTIRGLIRSLLFLLLWSSCEGRDSELSYVTCGSLVKLFNTRHNVRLHSHDVKYGSGSGQQSVTGVENADDANSYWQVRGKPNNPCLRGAPIKCGQAIRITHMKTGRNLHTHHFSSPLSNNQEVSAFGENGEGDDLDVWTVQCEGIHWERDEAVRFKHLGTDVFLSVTGEQYGHPIRGQREVHGMSSPNQHNWWRTMEGVFIQPSQEPLRHDEL from the exons ATGGAGGTGGTTGGTACTATCCGCGGGCTCATCAGGTCGTTGCTCTTCTTGCTGCTGTGGTCCAGCTGTGAAGGACGAGACTCGGAGCTCAGTTATGTGACCTGCGGCTCCCTAGTCAAACTGTTTAACACCAGACACAACGTCCGACTGCACTCCCACGACGTTAAGTACGGCTCAG gcagtGGACAGCAGTCTGTAACTGGAGTGGAGAACGCAGATGATGCCAACAGCTACTGGCAGGTTCGTGGGAAGCCCAACAATCCATGTCTGCGTGGTGCTCCCATCAAATGTGGCCAGGCCATTCGCATCACACACATGAAGACTGGACGAAACCTCCACACACACCACTTCAGCTCTCCTCTGTCTAATAACCAG GAGGTGAGTGCTTTCGGAGAGAATGGCGAGGGTGACGACCTGGACGTGTGGACGGTTCAGTGTGAAGGCATTCACTGGGAGCGCGACGAGGCTGTGCGCTTCAAACACTTGGGCACAGACGTCTTCCTGAGTGTGACGGGCGAACAGTATGGCCACCCCATACGTGGACAGCGGGAGGTGCACGGCATGAGCTCCCCCAATCAGCACAACTGGTGGCGTACTATGGAGGGTGTCTTCATCCAGCCCAGCCAGGAACCGCTGCGCCACGATGAactctga